From the genome of Ralstonia insidiosa:
TCTTCCGAGGTCGGCTGCACGACGAAGTCGCGCGCGTGGCGATCCTTGAAGCGCAGCAGTTCGTCACCCATCTTGTCCCAGCGACCGGTCTCCTGCCACAGCTCACCCGGCTGGACCACTGGCATCAGCACTTCCACCGCGCCGGCGGCGTTCATTTCCTCGCGGACGATCTGCTCGACCTTGCGGATCACGCGCAGACCCACGGGCATGTACGTATAGAGGCCCGCGCCGAGCTTCTTGATCATGCCGGCACGCATCATCAACTTGTGCGACACGATCTCCGCGTCGGCGGGCGCTTCCTTGAGCGTGGAAATGAAGAACTGGGACGCTTTCATGCGACTGACAATAAGGGATGGCGCGGCCATGCAAAGCCGCGAGGACAAGGGCAAAAGCCACCGGAATCAAGGGATACGGCGAGACGCCAGGCGCACATCTGAGCGCGAGGCGCTCCTCCCCCAGGAGGCGCGAGTGAGCGGCAACATTGCGGCATCCGGCCATCAGGACACAGAAGGACGATGCACCGCTCTATAATCGGCGTAATTCTAAAGTATTCGAGGTGCAGTCATGCTCGATCGTGAAGGCTTCCGCCCGAACGTCGGCATCATCCTCATCAACGCAAGAAACGAGGTGTTCTGGGGCAAGCGCATTGGCGAGCACTCCTGGCAGTTTCCACAAGGCGGCATCAAGTACGGTGAGACACCCGAACAAGCGATGTTCCGCGAACTGCACGAAGAAGTCGGCCTGTTGCCAGAACACGTCCGGATCGTCGGTCGCACGCGCGACTGGCTGCGGTATGAGGTGCCGGACAAGTTCATCCGCCGCGAGATTCGCGGCCACTACCGGGGCCAGAAACAGATCTGGTTCCTGCTGCGCATGGTCGGTCGCGACTGCGATATCCAGCTGCGCGCCACCGAGCATCCGGAGTTCGATGCCTGGCGGTGGAGCCAGTACTGGGTGCCGCTGGAAGCCGTGATCGAGTTCAAGCGCGAGGTGTATCAGCTGGCGCTGTCGGAGCTTTCCCGCTTCGTGCAGCGGCAGACTCGTGCGCCGCTGTCTCCGTATGGACGCGGCGGGCAGCACCGCGACCACCGGGCAGACAATCGCAGCAGTAACGAAGGCCGCGACAACCGCCCCGGCGGCCAGAACGCGCGCGGCCCACGCCCTCAAGCGGTGATGACGGTCACCACCACGACGGTCATCGTCGAGACGGTGACGACGTCGGAACCAGCCTCATCCTCCAACCCTGACGACACACGTCCCAAGGACAACTCGTGAATGTGAAGACGACGACACGTGGAGCGCGCCGCGCTCTCGTGCCGCTCGCGCTGGCGACTGCGCTGGCGCTGACGGCATGCGGCCACGCCCCCACCGGCAACATCGAAGACAAGCTGTTGATGGACCCGTTCAACGACAAGCCCTTCAAGGAAGATGCCGTCACCTTCCCGGCCCCGCCGGTCGATCGTGATGCCGTGCCGTTCGATGTGGGTGGCCGCAATGATTCGCCGCTGCGCTTTGCCATCGATCCGAAGTCGGTGTCGATTGGCACGGACAACGTGGTGCGCTACACCGTGCTGATCACCAGCAAGACCGGCGCGCGCAACGTCAACTACGAAGGCCTGCGCTGCGACACCGCCGAGCGCCGCATCTACGCCACGCTGCGCAACGACACCAACCAGTGGATCGGCAACCGCGCCGTCGACATGAACGAAACCGCGAATGCGGAATCCGCCAGCATGAACGCGTACAAGCCTGCCACCGACTGGCAGCGCGTGGGCAACGGCGGCCCGACGGACTACGCCTCGGCGCTGATGCGCACGTACTTCTGTGACGTACGGTCGGTAGCCGGGGACGGAAAACCCGCGACGCTGGTGCGCCGGCTGAAGGATTCGGGAAGAGGGTTCACCGGGCCGTAAGAGATAACGGCTTGATCTGAGGGGATGACCGTTGGGTTCATCCCCTTATTTTTTGCTGTTGCTCGTTGAGCCCTGGTAGCTCACATCGGCGATCAGAGCAGTACTAGGTTGTCCCGGTGCACCAGCTCAGCAGCGCTGACGTAGCCCAGCACCGCCTCGATCTCCGACGATGCCTTGCGCGCAATCAGCCGCGCCTCGGCCGACGAGTAGTTCGTCAGCCCCCGCGCCACCTCGCGTCCGGCGGCATCCACGCAGGAGATCACCTCCCCGCGCGCGAACTCGCCCTGCACTTCGGTCACGCCGATCGGCAGCAACGACTTGCCGCCCGCGGTGAGCTTGTCCACCGCACCGGCGTCCAGCACCACGCGACCACGCAATTGCAGATGGTCGATCATCCACTGTTTGCGAGCCGCCATGCGCCCGGTCTGCGCGCGCAGTTGCGTGCCAATGGCCTCGCCATTCGCCAGCCGCGCGAGCACGTCGGCCTCACGCCCCGAAGCGATGATGGTGTGCGCCCCCGATTTGGCCGCACGCTTGGCCGCCAGGATCTTGGTCAGCATGCCGCCCTTGCCGATGCTGGAACCTGCCCCACCGGCCATCTGTTCCAGATCGGGCATGCCGGCTTGTGCCTCATCGACGAAGCGCGCATCCGGGTCCTTGCGCGGGTCAGCGGTGTACAGGCCGCGCTGGTCCGTCAGGATGATCAGCGCATCGCCTTCGATCAGGTTGGTGACGAGCGCACCCAGCGTGTCGTTGTCGCCGAACTTGATTTCGTCGGTGACGACCGTGTCGTTCTCGTTGATGATCGGCACCACGCCCAGGCTCAACAGCGTGAGCAGCGTGGAACGCGCATTAAGGTAGCGCTCGCGGTCCGCCAAGTCGCCATGCGTGAGCAGCACCTGCGCCGTGCGGATGCCGTGCCGCGCGAACTCGGATTCATACACCTGCGCCAGCCCCATCTGTCCGACGGCAGCGGCGGCCTGCAGCTCATGGATTTCCTTCGGGCGCTTGGTCCAGCCCAAACGCTGCATGCCCTCGGCGATGGCGCCGGAGCTCACCAGCACTACCTCCTTGCCGGCCGCACGCAGCGCCGCGATCTGCGCGGCCCAGCGGGCGATGGCCGCCTGGTCCAGACCGCGACCATCGTTGGTAACCAGGCTGGAACCAACCTTGACGACAAGGCGGCGCGCATCGGCAATCAGCGAACGCAGGGCCATGGTGGGCGTGTCTCCGAAGGATGTTGGTGTTGTGTGTTTTATGCGTTGGCGCTGCCGTCGCCGCTGTCGTGACTGACGTTGTGCAGCGACGGGTCCAGCCGTTGGTCAGGTGCAGCCGCTGCGGCGTCCTCTTCGGCACGCAGCTCGTCGAGGTACTCCTGAATGGCGTGGACCAGCGCCTGCGTGCCGTCGTGCGTCAGCGCAGAAATGCGGTGCACCGGGCCCTTCCACTTGAAGCGCTTGACGAAGTCCTTCACGCGGGCTTCGCGTTCGTCCTCGGGCACCATGTCGAGCTTGTTGAGCACCAGCCAGCGCGGCTTGTCGAACAACTCGGCATCGTACTTCTTCAACTCGCCGACGATGGCCTTGGCTTCAGCTACCGGGTCGACTGCCTCGTCGAACGGGGCAAGGTCCACCACGTGCAGCAGCACGCGCGTGCGTTGCAGGTGTCGCAGGAACTGGTGACCCAGGCCCGCACCTTCGGCAGCGCCTTCGATCAGGCCAGGAATGTCGGCCACCACGAACGACTTCGATGGGCCCGTGCGCACCACACCCAGGTTCGGGTGCAGCGTCGTGAACGGGTAGTCGGCAATCTTGGGGCGCGCGTTGGAGATGGCCGTGATCAGCGTCGACTTGCCGGCATTGGGCATGCCGAGCAGGCCCACATCGGCCAGCACCTTCAGCTCCAGGCGCAGGTTGCGGCGCTCGCCGGCCTTGCCGTCGGTCTTCTGGCGCGGCGCGCGGTTGGTACTCGACTTGAAGTGGATGTTGCCCCAGCCGCCCTCGCCGCCCTGCGCCAGGCACAGGCGCTGGCCATCGAGCGTCAGGTCAGCGATCAGCTCTTCCGTGTCGGCGTCATAGATGGCGGTACCGACCGGCATGCGCAGGGTGATGTCTTCACCGGCAGCGCCATAGCAATCCGCACCGCGGCCGTTTTCGCCGTTGCGCGCGAGGTGCTTCTTGGCAAAGCGGTAGTCGATCAGCGTGTTGATGTTGCGATCAGCGACCGCCCACACGCTGCCGCCACGCCCGCCGTCGCCGCCGTCCGGGCCGCCGAACGGGACGAATTTCTCGCGGCGCATCGAGGCGCTACCGTTGCCGCCATCACCAGCGATCACTTCAATCCGGGCTTCGTCGATGAACTTCATGGAGGTCTCCGCCCGTGCGACGTGCGCACGGCAGGTAAAAAAGAATCGGCGTCACAAGCGCCATCGCTAACAAAACGCGGCTGGAATAACACGCCAGGGACCAGCGTAGCGCCCAGGATCAGGCGTCGCGTTTTGTTAGCGGCCAGAAACGAAAAAGCCCCGCACGGGTGCGGGGCCTTTGCACTACAAGGCTGAATCAGGCCGCCGGAACAACGTCGACGAACTGCTTCTTGCCTTCGCCGCGGTTGGCGAACTTCACGTGGCCATCGACCAGCGCGAAGAGGGTGTGGTCCTTGCCCATGCCGACGTTCACACCAGCGTGGGTGCGGGTGCCGCGTTGGCGAATGATGATGCCGCCAGCATTGATTGCTTGGCCGCCATACACCTTAACGCCCAGGCGCTTCGACTCGGAATCGCGGCCGTTCCGTGTGGAACCGCCGCCTTTTTTCTGTGCCATGACTGAACTCCTATCCGGTTACGTAGACGATGCAGCCTTAGGCCACGATCGAGTCGATACGCAACTCGGTGTAATTTTGACGATGCCCTTGGCGCTTTTGATAGTGCTTACGACGGCGCATCTTGAAGATGTGCACTTTGTCGTGACGACCGTGGGAGATGACGGTGGCTTTGACGGCAGCACCGCTCACCAGAGGCGCACCAACCTTGAGTTGGTCGCCAGCGCCCACTGCGAGCACCTGGTCAAGCGTGATTTCTGCGCCAACGTCCGCCGGTATCTGTTCTACTTTAAGTTTTTCGCCAGCAGCAACCTTGTATTGCTTACCGCCGGTTTTTACGACCGCGTACATTGTCGGACCTCGATAAAAGAACGTTAATTCTTGAACTAAACGTGACTCTTGCGCCGCTTGCAACCCGCCTGCGCGGAAAGCGGACACAGAGAACTCGCAACTATACAAGAAAAACCCAAGCAAATCAAAGACTAATCGCGTGTTGCCCGCGCAACGGCCTGCCACGCCGCTTGGCTGTGGCCGCACTGCCGGGGCAAGTCACCTGCTTGCTCTATAATCTCGCGGTTTTTGCGCTGCATCGAACGCGCGCAAGCCAATCATCCGTCACACCGCCTTCCGCCGGAATTCGCCTTGACCCAGACCTCCGCCTCCGTCCTGCTCGCCCCTGTCGCTGAAGACATGCGCGCCGTCGATGCCGTGATCCGCCGCCGCCTGGGCTCCGAGGTGGTGCTGATCAACCAGATTGGCGAGTACATCATCAGCGCCGGCGGCAAGCGCCTGCGCCCGGTGATCCTGCTGCTGGTGGCCAATGCGCTGGGTTACAAGGGCGAGCATCACCACGAGTTAGCCGCGGTGGTCGAGTTCATCCACACCGCCACGCTGCTGCACGACGACGTGGTCGACGAATCCGACCTGCGCCGCGGCCGCAAGACCGCCAACGCCGTGTTCGGCAACGCGGCCAGCGTGCTGGTGGGCGACTTCCTGTACTCGCGCGCCTTCCAGATGATGGTGCAGGCCAACAGCATGCGCATCATGCAGATCCTGGCCGACGCGACCAACATCATTTCCGAAGGCGAGGTCCTGCAGTTGCTGAACATGCACGACCCCGACGTGACGGAAGACCGCTACCTGCAGGTGATCCGCTACAAGACCGCCAAGCTGTTCGAGGCCGCCGCGCAGATCGGCGCAGTGCTCTCAGGCGCGGATGCCGCCACCGAAGAGGCCGCCGCTGAATACGGCCGCCGCATCGGCACCGCCTTCCAGATCGTCGATGACCTGCTCGACTACACCGCCACCGCCGACCAGATGGGCAAGAACGCCGGAGATGATTTGCGCGAAGGCAAGCCGACGCTGCCGCTCATCTATCTGCTACGCAACGGCACGGAAGAGCAACGCGCCCTGGCGCGTCAGGCGATCGAGCAAGGCGGCACCGAGCATTTCGACGCAATCTTCGCCGCTATCCAGGCTTCCGGCGCGCTGGAATACACGCGCCAAGCCGCTGAACGCGAAGCCGCAGCTGCAGAAACCGCAGCAAATGCATTACCCCCTTCCCTTTTCCGCCAGACGCTGATAGACTTGTGTGCTTTCTCGCTGCAACGTCAGTCCTGACCAGTACGAGAACTACGAAGAAGCATCGGGGTGTAGCTTAGCCTGGTAGAGCGCTACGTTCGGGACGTAGAGGCCGGAGGTTCGAATCCTCTCACCCCGACCAGAAATTCCCTTGTCGATCAAGGACATCAAGCCCAGCAACTGCTGGGCTTTTTTGTTTCTGGACGTCCGCCTGCGGCAACGGCTCGCGCAGCCGCCCGCATTGGCGCGACAAACCCCTCTGCTATAGTGGGCGCCTTGCTTTTCTTCCGCTCCCACCTTGGACTCTTGGCCGCTCTGGGCACAAATCGGCGCCGTCGCGCTGCTGCTGTGCTGCTCCGCCTTCTTCTCGATTTCCGAAACCGCGATGATGGCGCTCAACCGCCATCGCCTGCGCCATCTCGCCAAGTCCAACGTCTCGGGCGCGCGCAATACCCAGCAATTGCTCGGCCAGACCGACAAGCTGCTCTCGTTCATCCTGATCGGCAACAGCCTGATCAATACCGCTGTGCCGGTGCTGATCACCACCCTTGCCATCCACTACTTCGGCAATAGCGGGACGACGCTGTCCATCGCCACGGCAGTGGTCGCTTTCCTCATCATCATCTTCTGCGAGATCGCACCCAAGATCGTCGGGGCGACGTACCCGGAGCGCATTGCGTTTCCGGCAAGCTTTGCCATAGCACCGCTGCTCAAGATCACGATGCCGCTGGTGGCTGTGGTCAACGCGCTCGCCATGGGGGTGCTGCGCCTGGCGCGCATCAACACGAAAGCCGCGCCGGAGCAGCGCATGTCCACCGAGGAGCTGCGCACGCTGGTGCTGGAATCGGGCAACTTCATCCCGCACAAGCACCGCAGCATCCTGCTCAACCTGTTCGACCTCGACGCCATCACCGTGGACGATGTGATGACGCCGCGCGCGCGGGTGGAGTCGCTCGACCTGTCGCGCCCGATCGACGAGGTGATCCAGCAACTCGAGACCTGCTATCACAACAAACTGCCCGTGTTCGAACAGGACAGCGACCAGGTGATCGGCATCCTGCATGTGCGCAAGGTGCTGTCGCTGCTGGGCGACACCGAGCTCACGCATGACGACTTTCGTGCACTGCTGGTGCAGCCCTACTTCGTGCCGAGCGGCACGCCCGTATTTCGGCAACTACAGTACTTTCAGGAAAACCGCCGCCGCATCGGCCTGATCGTCAATGAATACGGCGACATGCTGGGGCTGGTGACGCTGGAAGACATCATCGAAGAGATGATTGGTGAGTTCACCACCACGCTACCGAACGCTGGCAAGCTCGCCTGGGATGCCGAGGGCGCCTATCTTGCCGATGCAGGCATGTCGCTGCGCGACCTGAACCGGCGTTTGGGCCTGACCCTGCCGACCGACGGCCCGAAGACGCTCAACGGGCTGTTGCTGGAAGTGCTGGAGGAGATTCCCGAAGCAACGGTCAGCGTGAAGATTGCTGGGTGCGTGATGGACATCGTGCAGATGGACAGCCAGTCGATCCGCACGGTGCGGCTGCACCGGCCGGCGGCAGGCAAGCGTAGCTGAGACCACTCGCAAGACAGAAACTGGGCCAAAAACTTCAGCCCGGGCGGTTTTCTGCCGATGTGGCACAAATGCAAGCTGCACACTGATGTGCGCTTTACAAATCCAGGGGCGGTCGGCAAACTGCCCCGATTCCGGGCGCCACCCCCCACGAATGGGTGGGGTACCGGCTGCAAACATAGAACAAACTCGCCTTGGGGGGCGGGCGCACACGCAAGGCGGTGGGGCCGAGTGTGCGCTGAAATGGTCAGCGGCAGCCTGACGGACTGGACTCATGACACTCGGACTCGCTCTAGCGCAGAGCCGGCGGATCGCGCCGACGCTACTCACCCAGTTGGAACAGAGCGCGCGCGAAAAACGCACGCAACTGATCGACGAGCTGGTGGGCAGCGGGATCATGAGCGCGCACGATCTGGCCGTGTTCGTGGCCGGCAAGTACCAGATGCCGCTGCTGGACCTGGCCCAGTACAAGCTCGACACCGTGCCGGCCGTCCTATCGGCCAACAAGCATTTCGCCCAGTTGCGCCTGCTGCCGTTGGGCCGCCGCGACAACCGCCTGATCCTGGCCACGTCCGACCCGAGCGACCCCAAGCCGATCGAAGAGCTGCGTCAGAAGATGAACGTGGCAATCGAAACGGTCATCGTCGAGCACGACAAGCTGGTGCGCCAGTTGAGCCTTGCCAACGAGGCGCCGGCCGAGATTAAGTCGCTCTTCCCCATGCAGGAGGCGACACAGATCGAGTATGACGCGGGGGCCGCAGCCGCCACGCGCCGCACCACCCCAGACGGCATCGACGACGCTCCCGTCGTGCGTTTCCTGCAAAAGCTCTTTACCGAAGCCCTGCTGCGCGGCGCCTCGGACTTGCATTTCGAGCCGTTTGAAACGTTTTACCGCGTGCGATTCCGCATCGACGGCATCCTGGCGCAGGTCGCGCAACCGCCGTTGGACATCCGCGACAAGATCGCGACCCGCATCAAGGTGCTCTCGCGCCTGGACATTTCCGAGAAACGCGTGCCGCAAGACGGCCGCATGAAGCTGCTCATCACCGTCCCGAAAGACCGCAAGGACAAGGACAACAAGGAGACGGTCGAGCGCGCCATCGACTTCCGGGTGTCGACGCTGCCGACGCTGTTCGGCGAAAAGATCGTGATCCGGATTCTGGAGTCGTCCACCGAGCGGCTCGACATCGACCAACTCGGCTACGAGCCTGAGCAGAAGCAGTTGCTGCTGGACGTGATCAAGCGCCCGTACGGCATGGTGCTGGTGACGGGCCCGACCGGCTCGGGCAAGACGGTGTCGCTGTATACGTTCCTGAACAAGCTGAACCAGGGCGACATCAATATTTCCACGGCCGAAGACCCGGCGGAAATTCAGTTGCCCGGCATCAACCAGGTCAACGTGAACGACAAGGCGGGGCTGACTTTTGCGGCGGCGCTCAAATCGTTCCTGCGACAGGATCCGGACATCATCATGGT
Proteins encoded in this window:
- a CDS encoding RNA pyrophosphohydrolase produces the protein MLDREGFRPNVGIILINARNEVFWGKRIGEHSWQFPQGGIKYGETPEQAMFRELHEEVGLLPEHVRIVGRTRDWLRYEVPDKFIRREIRGHYRGQKQIWFLLRMVGRDCDIQLRATEHPEFDAWRWSQYWVPLEAVIEFKREVYQLALSELSRFVQRQTRAPLSPYGRGGQHRDHRADNRSSNEGRDNRPGGQNARGPRPQAVMTVTTTTVIVETVTTSEPASSSNPDDTRPKDNS
- a CDS encoding CNP1-like family protein, which produces MNVKTTTRGARRALVPLALATALALTACGHAPTGNIEDKLLMDPFNDKPFKEDAVTFPAPPVDRDAVPFDVGGRNDSPLRFAIDPKSVSIGTDNVVRYTVLITSKTGARNVNYEGLRCDTAERRIYATLRNDTNQWIGNRAVDMNETANAESASMNAYKPATDWQRVGNGGPTDYASALMRTYFCDVRSVAGDGKPATLVRRLKDSGRGFTGP
- the proB gene encoding glutamate 5-kinase, translated to MALRSLIADARRLVVKVGSSLVTNDGRGLDQAAIARWAAQIAALRAAGKEVVLVSSGAIAEGMQRLGWTKRPKEIHELQAAAAVGQMGLAQVYESEFARHGIRTAQVLLTHGDLADRERYLNARSTLLTLLSLGVVPIINENDTVVTDEIKFGDNDTLGALVTNLIEGDALIILTDQRGLYTADPRKDPDARFVDEAQAGMPDLEQMAGGAGSSIGKGGMLTKILAAKRAAKSGAHTIIASGREADVLARLANGEAIGTQLRAQTGRMAARKQWMIDHLQLRGRVVLDAGAVDKLTAGGKSLLPIGVTEVQGEFARGEVISCVDAAGREVARGLTNYSSAEARLIARKASSEIEAVLGYVSAAELVHRDNLVLL
- the obgE gene encoding GTPase ObgE, which translates into the protein MKFIDEARIEVIAGDGGNGSASMRREKFVPFGGPDGGDGGRGGSVWAVADRNINTLIDYRFAKKHLARNGENGRGADCYGAAGEDITLRMPVGTAIYDADTEELIADLTLDGQRLCLAQGGEGGWGNIHFKSSTNRAPRQKTDGKAGERRNLRLELKVLADVGLLGMPNAGKSTLITAISNARPKIADYPFTTLHPNLGVVRTGPSKSFVVADIPGLIEGAAEGAGLGHQFLRHLQRTRVLLHVVDLAPFDEAVDPVAEAKAIVGELKKYDAELFDKPRWLVLNKLDMVPEDEREARVKDFVKRFKWKGPVHRISALTHDGTQALVHAIQEYLDELRAEEDAAAAAPDQRLDPSLHNVSHDSGDGSANA
- the rpmA gene encoding 50S ribosomal protein L27, whose product is MAQKKGGGSTRNGRDSESKRLGVKVYGGQAINAGGIIIRQRGTRTHAGVNVGMGKDHTLFALVDGHVKFANRGEGKKQFVDVVPAA
- the rplU gene encoding 50S ribosomal protein L21, which gives rise to MYAVVKTGGKQYKVAAGEKLKVEQIPADVGAEITLDQVLAVGAGDQLKVGAPLVSGAAVKATVISHGRHDKVHIFKMRRRKHYQKRQGHRQNYTELRIDSIVA
- the ispB gene encoding octaprenyl diphosphate synthase translates to MRAVDAVIRRRLGSEVVLINQIGEYIISAGGKRLRPVILLLVANALGYKGEHHHELAAVVEFIHTATLLHDDVVDESDLRRGRKTANAVFGNAASVLVGDFLYSRAFQMMVQANSMRIMQILADATNIISEGEVLQLLNMHDPDVTEDRYLQVIRYKTAKLFEAAAQIGAVLSGADAATEEAAAEYGRRIGTAFQIVDDLLDYTATADQMGKNAGDDLREGKPTLPLIYLLRNGTEEQRALARQAIEQGGTEHFDAIFAAIQASGALEYTRQAAEREAAAAETAANALPPSLFRQTLIDLCAFSLQRQS
- a CDS encoding HlyC/CorC family transporter, with amino-acid sequence MDSWPLWAQIGAVALLLCCSAFFSISETAMMALNRHRLRHLAKSNVSGARNTQQLLGQTDKLLSFILIGNSLINTAVPVLITTLAIHYFGNSGTTLSIATAVVAFLIIIFCEIAPKIVGATYPERIAFPASFAIAPLLKITMPLVAVVNALAMGVLRLARINTKAAPEQRMSTEELRTLVLESGNFIPHKHRSILLNLFDLDAITVDDVMTPRARVESLDLSRPIDEVIQQLETCYHNKLPVFEQDSDQVIGILHVRKVLSLLGDTELTHDDFRALLVQPYFVPSGTPVFRQLQYFQENRRRIGLIVNEYGDMLGLVTLEDIIEEMIGEFTTTLPNAGKLAWDAEGAYLADAGMSLRDLNRRLGLTLPTDGPKTLNGLLLEVLEEIPEATVSVKIAGCVMDIVQMDSQSIRTVRLHRPAAGKRS
- the pilB gene encoding type IV-A pilus assembly ATPase PilB; its protein translation is MTLGLALAQSRRIAPTLLTQLEQSAREKRTQLIDELVGSGIMSAHDLAVFVAGKYQMPLLDLAQYKLDTVPAVLSANKHFAQLRLLPLGRRDNRLILATSDPSDPKPIEELRQKMNVAIETVIVEHDKLVRQLSLANEAPAEIKSLFPMQEATQIEYDAGAAAATRRTTPDGIDDAPVVRFLQKLFTEALLRGASDLHFEPFETFYRVRFRIDGILAQVAQPPLDIRDKIATRIKVLSRLDISEKRVPQDGRMKLLITVPKDRKDKDNKETVERAIDFRVSTLPTLFGEKIVIRILESSTERLDIDQLGYEPEQKQLLLDVIKRPYGMVLVTGPTGSGKTVSLYTFLNKLNQGDINISTAEDPAEIQLPGINQVNVNDKAGLTFAAALKSFLRQDPDIIMVGEIRDLETADISIKAAQTGHLVFSTLHTNDAPTTLTRLMNMGVAPFNIASSVLMITAQRLARRLCKDCKKPGPLPKETLLDAGFTEADLDGSWQPYHPVGCETCNGSGYKGRVGIYQVMPITEAIQEIILTHGTALQIAEQARKDGVLSLRESGLRKVKTGQTSLEEVLATTNQ